CATAGAAATATCCTCCTTTTAGCTTGACATGAGCCCCTAATTGACAGTCTACTATGGTTACAGGTGCTTCAAAACCAAGTTCAACCCCTGATGATATTACGGTTTTTTCTCCATATATCTTGCAGCCAGGATATATCTTTACATTGTTGCCTGATATATGGTCAATATCTACCTCATCCCCTATATCTATGGCCATGGGATTGGGGATCTCAACGCCTTTTTCTATGAGTCTTTTTATCTTTGTTGTGGCCTTTGGAGTAATCTCCATGGTTCCTCCTGAAAAATAACAGAAAGTGTTCTAAATATTAATAAATTGTGGTATATTTTTCGATGGAAAACTAACATGTTCATGGTGTCGTGTCAATGAATTTATTGGAGATAGTGGTAGTTGTATACCATTGTGGCAGATATAATTTTTGATGTTTTATCTTTGAATATTAGGGCGTTAATTTTATAAAAAATAAAAAAACAGGGTCAGCATTTTATGCCAACCCTGTCGAGATTTTTCAGGATATTGTTTTTTTAGCTTTTGATTACATTAGATGCTGCAGGGCCTTTAGGGCCATCTACTACATCAAATCTCACTGCCTCGCCTTTGGTGAGGGACTTGAAACCTTTTGTCTGAATAGCTGTGTGATGAACAAATATATCTGTCCCATCATCCTTTGTTATAAAACCAAAACCCTTTGAATCATTAAACCATTTTACTGTTCCTTGTGCCATATAAACTTCTCCTCTTATTAGATTTTTAAGAATACGAAAGATGTGTTATGGAGTGACTCAGAAAATTTCTTAAGACTACTACTAACAGATGCTTCCGAAACTTATTGTTGTTATTATGGCATATTTAATAAAATATTTCAAACATTTTTTTTTATTTTTTCTTGCTTTTTTTGTATTATAAGCCGATAATCATAACAGAGGCCTATTCGAATGCTGGAAGACCTTGAAGTCCTTTATAAAAAAC
The Syntrophorhabdaceae bacterium DNA segment above includes these coding regions:
- a CDS encoding cold shock domain-containing protein — its product is MAQGTVKWFNDSKGFGFITKDDGTDIFVHHTAIQTKGFKSLTKGEAVRFDVVDGPKGPAASNVIKS